The genomic window TATTAGCTACCTATAACTTAGCTAATCAACCTAAAAATGCACAAAAGATTATTAATTTAGCAGAGAAGAATAATGTTCCATTAATTGTTATCTCAACGCGTAATCCTTATGATATTGCTTATCTAGATAATGTAAAAGCTAATATCGCTATTTATGGAATTACAGGGTTTGATGTGACAAATAATGTAAGAAATAGCTTGGAAACGAATATTCGTGGTGGTTTAAACTCCTTATTTGAAACATCAGAAAAAGGCATCATTAATTCTCCAAAAGGTCAATTACCAGTCAATATAAAATCACCAGATGGTAAAGAAACGCTTTATTCCTATGGTCATGGTTTAACTTATTAATATTATATTGCTGGAGATAGCATTATGTTTAAGAAAAAACATTTATGTATTGGATTAATGATGGGTATTTCTTCTCTATGTGCTGTGGATGAGTTTGAAATAGATTATGACCAACAGATCATTAAACTCAACAAAAGAATTAATGAACTTGAACAAAAGAAAAGTGAATTAGAGAAGAGAAATAACGAGAAAAAGTGGAATGTAGAATCATATATTGGTACTGAGCAAGAAATTGACAGTGATGATAATTGGAAATTCCTTAAAGGAAGTATGGCGACATCACCTTATTTCGGTGCTTTTATTTATCAAGATAATTCACTATGGTTGTATGATGTTCAAATATTAAAAACATATTTAGACAATAACTCAGAATATGACCGAACACGTTGGCAAGCGGGAGTTACTCGTACCTTTCCATTTACCTTATATGACATGCCAGGGAATTTTAAATTACGTCTTGGTTATCGTAACGATAACTGGCATTACCCATCAATTAGTAACCCTGCATTAGCAGCACCTGAATATAAGGGAGATATTCGAAAAGGGGAAGAACGCCATGAAATTTGGGTTAGACCTCAATTCAATTATAAATATTCAGATAACTTGAGCTTTAATGGTAGTCTATCATTTCGTTTTATAGACCGAAAACTTGATTATGCTAGAGCAAAAGGTGATTACGGTGTTTACAAGCGTAATTGGAGCCAGATAGATGAACATTTTGTTGGTGGAACATATACATTTAATAAGAAAAACTCATTATGGGTAAATTATCTTTATATTGATGAAAACTTAGTAAATACATTACATAACAAAGAACATTTCTTATGGGCAGTATATCGTTATCGATTTGATAATGGTTTCATGGTAATGCCTTATACGCGTTATGCTTTAACTAAGGGTAAGCAAAGTTTCCGTGATTCTTATAACCAAGAATTTCTTTATAAAGAGAAAGATCGAAGTCGTTATGGTTTTCAATTACTTTATCCAATTA from Providencia sneebia DSM 19967 includes these protein-coding regions:
- a CDS encoding DUF2490 domain-containing protein, with translation MMGISSLCAVDEFEIDYDQQIIKLNKRINELEQKKSELEKRNNEKKWNVESYIGTEQEIDSDDNWKFLKGSMATSPYFGAFIYQDNSLWLYDVQILKTYLDNNSEYDRTRWQAGVTRTFPFTLYDMPGNFKLRLGYRNDNWHYPSISNPALAAPEYKGDIRKGEERHEIWVRPQFNYKYSDNLSFNGSLSFRFIDRKLDYARAKGDYGVYKRNWSQIDEHFVGGTYTFNKKNSLWVNYLYIDENLVNTLHNKEHFLWAVYRYRFDNGFMVMPYTRYALTKGKQSFRDSYNQEFLYKEKDRSRYGFQLLYPITNKTSIFWDAYYRPEVTWNKGNKENNNFFFWAIELRHTF